In the genome of Andrena cerasifolii isolate SP2316 chromosome 5, iyAndCera1_principal, whole genome shotgun sequence, one region contains:
- the Ric-3 gene encoding RIC3 acetylcholine receptor chaperone isoform X7: protein MSEITDFGPRKTIFILAIVAGCFAVLWPRIFYPMLTASVTPHHTTDTSGTIRQERRTPPHAGGLHPALRERGRAIPSTHIVPKVADRPDHVIPKIRPPLGGAGHVVPAPNGNGTMGIIMPLYTLGIVLFFLYTIVKVLKKNSDSEIISEYPGAAAEKEFRKMVFSPEAFATAMTGGTMNYEKERSPSPQMPAPTIEELKDQAAGDIEIDQLRRRLVETEAAMERIVVQIGNISRSVMHSPSSQEELKDDADAQAEHSKADEEVEIIENSPTVKVMGMEMTASCEGKGSRPTTPIIPVPPSSVEREKTPPKPIYLEGALPPQCELLVTDSETQAQRAEEDSEAPVVLSGKMTLSLISLDQNAAESDEGNQEVRGTGDVTASNMESTGETLDTRQFEDRGQEEIQVRKEIENGTEADEVTGEKEDEKEELEDDEDMEEDEEEIEEEEEEDGVAEDDEEEYEEEEELEEEVEEEVEVEEEEEEEVVEYDGEELEDEEIETGDDKGDEGVEDVVEEEEETSEEEEERGERRLQNVNQILSKKFE, encoded by the exons gcACAATACGGCAAGAACGACGTACACCACCTCATGCAGGTGGCCTACATCCTGCATTGAGGGAACGTGGTAGAGCGATACCTTCTACTCACATTGTACCAAAGGTAGCAGATAGACCCGATCATGTGATACCGAAAATCAGACCACCCTTGGGTGGTGCGGGGCACGTTGTCCCTGCACCAAATGGGAATGGCACTATGGGAATCATCATGCCGCTTTATACCTTAGGCATCGTACTGTTCTTCCTGTATACAATTGTCAAG GTGCTGAAGAAAAATTCGGATAGCGAAATCATATCGGAATACCCGGGAGCCGCCGCGGAAAAAGAATTCCGAAAGATGGTATTTAGCCCTGAAGCGTTTGCTACTGCAATGACCGGCGGTACAATGAATTATGAGAAGGAAAGATCACCGTCACCGCAGATGCCTGCGCCCACCATAGAGGAGTTGAAGGATC AAGCGGCAGGAGACATAGAGATAGATCAGCTGAGACGTCGTTTGGTCGAGACGGAAGCAGCCATGGAAAGAATTGTTGTCCAGATAGGCAACATATCACGTTCAGTTATGCATAGTCCAAGCTCGCAAGAAGAACTCAAG GACGATGCCGACGCCCAGGCTGAACATAGTAAAGCAGATGAAGAggtagaaattatagaaaattcacCGACCGTTAAAGTCATGGGTATGGAAATGACAGCTAGTTGCGAGGGTAAGGGTAGTAGGCCTACTACTCCGATAATACCCGTTCCACCCAG tagtGTTGAGAGGGAGAAAACGCCGCCTAAACCAATATATTTAGAAGGTGCGCTTCCTCCACAGTGTGAGCTACTTGTAACAGATTCAGAAACACAAGCACAACGAGCCGAAGAGGATTCAGAAGCACCTGTTGTACTCTCAGGCAAAATGACCCTCTCCCTCATCAGCCTCGACCAAAATGCAGCA GAATCGGATGAAGGAAATCAGGAAGTACGGGGGACAGGCGATGTAACGGCCTCAAATATGGAAAGCACGGGAGAAACGCTAGATACTCGACAATTTGAAGATAGAGGACAAGAAGAAATACAAGTtagaaaagaaattgagaatGGGACGGAAGCAGATGAAGTAACGGGAGAAAAAgaggacgaaaaagaggaaCTAGAAGATGATGAAGATATggaagaagacgaggaggaaatagaggaagaggaagaagaggacggAGTTGCAGAAGATGATGAAGAAGagtatgaagaagaagaagaattagAGGAAGAAGTAGAGGAAGAAGTAgaagtggaggaggaggaggaagaggaggttgTGGAATATGATGGAGAAGAATTAGAAGATGAAGAAATAGAAACAGGAGATGATAAGGGCGATGAAGGGGTAGAAGATGTagtagaggaggaggaagagacgagtgaagaagaggaagaaaggggTGAAAGAAGATTACAAAACGTTAACCAAATTTTAAGTAAGAAATTCGAATGA
- the LOC143369359 gene encoding KICSTOR complex protein ITFG2: protein MRAVSFVKRLQWDLPGTVCRHGLTIGDVDNDGDNELVVGTAEGELYIFKGSELWQKIPGLGLITSVAIGDIFNYGRNALVVICGDGWAHIFYSPRSVNPSTSNPTSAQQSSKETIDQDTIKIDQVDGNSEVNELSGKMECVHVQRIPTNTKVVLVADVDKDGANEMILGLTDRVVRSYRWSSTPELGRGKLVGLNKWECANQIGTVTLQHTADGTPTLLVAQPGGTFMRIKCNSEDCHSEHEAHKTSNETAASCVDYQTLGISRMRNQNISTEIIGDLQCAESKASSNEAKKSSAKQTVPSAVQRGKHVKSASLELKGNTSQTETRKNSLDPAEVRKRTSTAEDYKTSKVSGKATAAGTDQVDGNLMGGNVILADYDAEPEKESLLPTYKDFSLQDNSDNNNEESLKGQDKAEGDANAKRSSSQGKPYALATLDGTIMLVKDEVILWAMQVDHQIFALCRLDVTGDGCDEIVACAWDGQTYILDHQQNSVRFHFEEPVRAFCTGIYNVSPGISTPCLVYNTFNNKIFLYYDVTLPSMVIKPLNALEELDLEEKQTLDGLLGNCSDMERQQRMQQFTEWLLYGMS from the exons ATGAGGGCTGTCAGCTTTGTTAAAAGGCTGCAATGGGATCTCCCCGGCACCGTGTGCCGGCATGGCCTGACGATAGGAGATGTTGACAATGACGGTGATAATGAATTAGTTGTAGGTACTGCAGAGGGAGAACTTTATATATTCAAA GGATCAGAGTTATGGCAGAAAATACCAGGCTTAGGTCTGATCACGAGCGTAGCGATTGGCGATATCTTTAATTACGGACGAAACGCGTTAGTTGTAATTTGCGGAGATGGCTGGGCGCATATATTTTACAGCCCACGATCGGTTAATCCCAGCACCAGCAACCCAACGTCTGCTCAACAATCCAGTAAGGAAACGATCGATCAGGACACCATCAAGATTG ATCAGGTAGATGGCAACAGCGAGGTGAACGAGTTGTCTGGTAAAATGGAATGTGTTCATGTACAAAGGATTCCAACGAATACGAAGGTGGTGTTGGTGGCGGATGTTGATAAAGATGGTGCGAACGAGATGATACTTGGCTTGACCGATCGCGTAGTTAGGTCTTATAGATGGTCGAGCACTCCGGAGCTCGGGAGAGGGAAGTTAGTCGGGTTGAATAAATGGGAGTGTGCCAATCAAATAGGGACAGTTACGTTACAG CACACGGCGGACGGAACGCCAACTTTATTAGTTGCTCAACCTGGGGGCACGTTCATGCGAATCAAGTGCAATTCCGAAGATTGTCACTCGGAACACGAGGCTCATAAAACGAGCAACGAAACGGCAGCAAGCTGCGTGGATTATCAAACGCTGGGAATATCACGAATGCGCAACCAGAATATTTCAACGGAAATCATCGGAGACTTGCAATGCGCCGAGAGCAAAGCGTCGAGTAACGAGGCCAAAAAATCTTCGGCCAAGCAAACTGTCCCGAGTGCAGTTCAGCGCGGGAAGCACGTTAAGTCTGCCTCGCTGGAGCTCAAGGGGAATACTTCCCAAACAGAAACAAGAAAGAACAGTTTGGATCCAGCGGAAGTGCGTAAAAGAACTTCGACTGCAGAAGACTATAAAACGAGCAAAGTGTCTGGGAAGGCTACCGCTGCCGGCACAGATCAAGTCGACGGTAACCTGATGGGTGGCAACGTGATTCTTGCCGATTACGATGCGGAGCCAGAGAAGGAATCGTTGCTGCCCACGTACAAGGACTTTTCCCTCCAAGATAATAGCGACAATAATAACGAAGAAAGCTTGAAAGGGCAGGATAAAGCCGAAGGTGACGCGAATGCGAAGAGAAGCTCGTCACAAGGGAAACCTTACGCTCTAGCCACCTTAGACGGGACAATAATGCTAGTCAAAGATGAAGTTATTTTATG GGCCATGCAAGTAGATCACCAGATATTCGCTTTGTGCCGATTAGACGTGACTGGCGACGGCTGTGACGAAATAGTGGCTTGCGCTTGGGACGGGCAGACTTACATTTTGGACCACCAACAGAACAGTGTCCGGTTCCATTTCGAGGAGCCAGTCAGAGCATTCTGCACGGGTATCTATAACGTATCGCCTGGAATCTCGACACCTTGCCTGGTGTACAACACCTTCAACAACAAG ATTTTTCTCTACTACGACGTGACGCTTCCGAGTATGGTGATTAAACCGTTGAATGCGCTGGAAGAGCTTGATCTTGAAGAGAAGCAAACTTTGGACGGCCTCCTGGGGAACTGCAGCGATATGGAAAGACAACAGAGGATGCAACAGTTTACCGAATGGTTGTTGTACGGGATGTCTTAA
- the Ric-3 gene encoding RIC3 acetylcholine receptor chaperone isoform X6, with translation MSEITDFGPRKTIFILAIVAGCFAVLWPRIFYPMLTASVTPHHTTDTSGTIRQERRTPPHAGGLHPALRERGRAIPSTHIVPKVADRPDHVIPKIRPPLGGAGHVVPAPNGNGTMGIIMPLYTLGIVLFFLYTIVKVLKKNSDSEIISEYPGAAAEKEFRKMVFSPEAFATAMTGGTMNYEKERSPSPQMPAPTIEELKDHIVSTGVYSLNTFGNVIHAGTQEAAGDIEIDQLRRRLVETEAAMERIVVQIGNISRSVMHSPSSQEELKDDADAQAEHSKADEEVEIIENSPTVKVMGMEMTASCEGKGSRPTTPIIPVPPSSVEREKTPPKPIYLEGALPPQCELLVTDSETQAQRAEEDSEAPVVLSGKMTLSLISLDQNAAESDEGNQEVRGTGDVTASNMESTGETLDTRQFEDRGQEEIQVRKEIENGTEADEVTGEKEDEKEELEDDEDMEEDEEEIEEEEEEDGVAEDDEEEYEEEEELEEEVEEEVEVEEEEEEEVVEYDGEELEDEEIETGDDKGDEGVEDVVEEEEETSEEEEERGERRLQNVNQILSKKFE, from the exons gcACAATACGGCAAGAACGACGTACACCACCTCATGCAGGTGGCCTACATCCTGCATTGAGGGAACGTGGTAGAGCGATACCTTCTACTCACATTGTACCAAAGGTAGCAGATAGACCCGATCATGTGATACCGAAAATCAGACCACCCTTGGGTGGTGCGGGGCACGTTGTCCCTGCACCAAATGGGAATGGCACTATGGGAATCATCATGCCGCTTTATACCTTAGGCATCGTACTGTTCTTCCTGTATACAATTGTCAAG GTGCTGAAGAAAAATTCGGATAGCGAAATCATATCGGAATACCCGGGAGCCGCCGCGGAAAAAGAATTCCGAAAGATGGTATTTAGCCCTGAAGCGTTTGCTACTGCAATGACCGGCGGTACAATGAATTATGAGAAGGAAAGATCACCGTCACCGCAGATGCCTGCGCCCACCATAGAGGAGTTGAAGGATC ATATTGTAAGTACTGGTGTATATTCTCTGAACACATTTGGTAATGTTATACATGCTGGAACACAAGAAGCGGCAGGAGACATAGAGATAGATCAGCTGAGACGTCGTTTGGTCGAGACGGAAGCAGCCATGGAAAGAATTGTTGTCCAGATAGGCAACATATCACGTTCAGTTATGCATAGTCCAAGCTCGCAAGAAGAACTCAAG GACGATGCCGACGCCCAGGCTGAACATAGTAAAGCAGATGAAGAggtagaaattatagaaaattcacCGACCGTTAAAGTCATGGGTATGGAAATGACAGCTAGTTGCGAGGGTAAGGGTAGTAGGCCTACTACTCCGATAATACCCGTTCCACCCAG tagtGTTGAGAGGGAGAAAACGCCGCCTAAACCAATATATTTAGAAGGTGCGCTTCCTCCACAGTGTGAGCTACTTGTAACAGATTCAGAAACACAAGCACAACGAGCCGAAGAGGATTCAGAAGCACCTGTTGTACTCTCAGGCAAAATGACCCTCTCCCTCATCAGCCTCGACCAAAATGCAGCA GAATCGGATGAAGGAAATCAGGAAGTACGGGGGACAGGCGATGTAACGGCCTCAAATATGGAAAGCACGGGAGAAACGCTAGATACTCGACAATTTGAAGATAGAGGACAAGAAGAAATACAAGTtagaaaagaaattgagaatGGGACGGAAGCAGATGAAGTAACGGGAGAAAAAgaggacgaaaaagaggaaCTAGAAGATGATGAAGATATggaagaagacgaggaggaaatagaggaagaggaagaagaggacggAGTTGCAGAAGATGATGAAGAAGagtatgaagaagaagaagaattagAGGAAGAAGTAGAGGAAGAAGTAgaagtggaggaggaggaggaagaggaggttgTGGAATATGATGGAGAAGAATTAGAAGATGAAGAAATAGAAACAGGAGATGATAAGGGCGATGAAGGGGTAGAAGATGTagtagaggaggaggaagagacgagtgaagaagaggaagaaaggggTGAAAGAAGATTACAAAACGTTAACCAAATTTTAAGTAAGAAATTCGAATGA
- the LOC143369361 gene encoding mitochondrial inner membrane protease subunit 2, with the protein MGVRRFLRYFLIGIPIGITIIDTAGGIAKVEGISMQPTLNPDDRYPDFVFLNRWAVRSQEIHRGEIVSVISPKKPSQTLIKRVVGLPGDIISSHGYKADILRIPEGYCWLEGDHLGHSMDSNTFGPVPLGLITGKATFIVWPPTRWQYLYPSMSHHNFPLNIARVSAR; encoded by the exons ATGGGAGTAAGGCGTTTCCTCCGGTATTTCTTGATAGGCATCCCTATCGGGATTACTATTATCGACACGGCTGGTGGCATAGCCAAGGTAGAAGGAATCTCTATGCAACCGACTTTAAATCCAGATGACAGATATCCTGATTTTGTGTTTCTGAATCGTTGGGCAGTTCGTAGTCAAGAGATTCATCGCGGTGAGATAGTATCAGTGATATCTCCCAAAAAGCCAAGCCAGACCTTGATTAAAAGGGTCGTGGGGCTTCCCGGAGACATTATAAGCTCTCACGGATATAAAGCAGACATCCTGAGG ATACCAGAAGGATACTGTTGGTTGGAGGGAGATCACCTAGGCCATTCTATGGACTCTAACACATTCGGACCAGTTCCTCTTGGTTTGATAACTGGCAAAGCTACTTTTATAGTGTGGCCACCGACTCGCTGGCAGTACCTTTACCCTTCCATGTCGCACCACAATTTTCCATTAAATATAGCGAGAGTATCAGCTAGATAA
- the LOC143368903 gene encoding sodium-coupled monocarboxylate transporter 1, whose amino-acid sequence MAGNATEPSLLGQELRQLTFGWTDYTLFTGLLGISVLIGIYFGCFGKKQDNTTEYLLGGKSMSCFPVSMSLIASHISAVSLLAIPVEVYQYGTQYAVCVFTSFLSFGIIALIYVPVFYQLQLTSTFEYLEIRFARPVRTFASFLYTLSLVIYVPLIIYVPALAFSQATAINLHLITPIICIVCIFYTTIGGLKAVVWADTVQMTVTIGSLLAVLILGTVAVGGVAETWKVAHEGNRIVFWNMDSSPFVRNSFWGMSVGMTVTWVSGLGISQMSMQRFLAIPTIREVHKSLGFTAVCMVAIKWVSVFTGLIMYARYHKCDPISTHVIARSDQLLPYYVLDVAAEIPGLPGLFLAGLVSAGLSTMSANLNTVAGTMYEDFIDPWLPESNNKESRAANIMKATVVVIGLLCVALVFLVDQLGDIFQVSLSLHSITSGAMLGIFTLGMLVPWATAKGAIAGGLLSLIFTSWMIIGAQVNVARKRLTYPPLVSSTEDCLNVESLFNQTMTHASAIPPMLEEQPFLLFTVSFMYYALIGFMITMVVGTAVSFICGVPDLQDVDRNHFPPIIQRLMPAKRYTEVPMHSVPTALIMNPEKEKISS is encoded by the exons ATGGCAGGGAACGCAACGGAGCCGAGCCTCCTCGGCCAAGAGCTGAGGCAGCTGACTTTCGGATGGACCGATTACACGCTTTTCACCGGCCTTTTGGGGATCAGTGTCCTGATCGGCATTTACTTCGGCTGCTTCGGCAAGAAGCAGGACAACACCACCGAATACTTGCTCGGAGGGAAGTCGATGTCCTGTTTTCCGGTTAGCATGAGCTTAATCGCAAG TCATATATCAGCAGTCTCGTTGCTCGCTATACCCGTGGAGGTGTATCAATACGGCACACAGTACGCCGTCTGCGTTTTTACGTCTTTCCTATCGTTTGGCATCATCGCCCTTATTTACGTGCCTGTGTTTTATCAGCTGCAACTGACCAGTACCTTCGAGTACTTGGAGATACGATTCGCCAGGCCGGTGCGGACGTTCGCCTCGTTCCTTTACACCCTGTCGCTGGTCATTTACGTGCCGCTGATCATCTACGTGCCGGCGTTGGCCTTCTCCCAGGCGACAGCGATCAATCTGCACCTGATCACCCCGATAATCTGCATCGTGTGCATATTTTACACGACCATA GGTGGCTTGAAAGCTGTCGTATGGGCGGACACCGTTCAAATGACCGTAACAATAGGAAGTCTCCTTGCCGTGCTCATCTTGGGCACAGTGGCTGTGGGTGGTGTGGCCGAGACCTGGAAGGTAGCGCACGAGGGCAACAGAATCGTGTTCTGGAA CATGGATTCGAGCCCGTTCGTCAGGAATTCCTTCTGGGGCATGTCGGTGGGCATGACGGTGACGTGGGTGTCGGGACTGGGTATCAGTCAAATGTCGATGCAGAGATTCCTGGCGATACCGACTATCAGAGAGGTTCACAA GTCGCTCGGATTCACGGCGGTATGCATGGTGGCCATAAAATGGGTGTCTGTGTTCACTGGGCTGATAATGTACGCCAGGTACCACAAGTGCGATCCTATAAGCACGCAC GTAATCGCGAGGAGCGACCAATTACTTCCGTATTACGTGTTGGACGTTGCCGCGGAAATTCCGGGACTTCCCGGTCTCTTCCTGGCCGGCCTGGTCAGCGCTGGCCTCTCGACAATGAGCGCTAATTTGAACACAGTCGCTGGCACGATGTACGAGGATTTCATCGACCCCTGGCTACCGGAGAGCAACAACAAGGAATCCAGAGCGGCGAATATAATGAAG GCAACGGTGGTGGTGATAGGGTTGCTCTGCGTCGCGCTAGTCTTCCTCGTGGATCAGCTGGGGGACATTTTCCAAGTCTCTTTGAGCCTCCACAGTATCACCTCTGGGGCGATGCTGGGCATTTTCACCCTGGGAATGCTAGTGCCATGGGCAACGGCGAAAGGGGCCATAGCAGGTGGATTACTATCCCTGATATTCACGAGCTGGATGATCATCGGCGCTCAGGTGAACGTGGCTCGCAAGCGATTGACGTACCCGCCTCTTGTTTCCTCCACCGAAGACTGCCTGAACGTGGAAAGCCTATTCAATCAGACAATGACGCACGCGAGTGCCATTCCGCCGATGCTCGAAGAGCAACCCTTCCTCCTCTTCACCGTGTCGTTCATGTACTACGCCCTGATCGGTTTCATGATAACGATGGTGGTGGGGACGGCAGTCAGCTTCATATGCGGCGTTCCTGATCTACAGGACGTCGACCGGAACCACTTCCCACCGATTATTCAGAG ACTAATGCCTGCGAAAAGGTACACCGAGGTGCCGATGCACTCGGTTCCAACGGCGTTGATCATGAACCCGGAGAAGGAGAAGATCAGCTCGTGA